AGATGGACCAGTAATGttcagtttatatgatagcaattcataacttaaaattctattcacatcttttcatttgtttaattgggcagtaaatatcttatttttatttttcaattattttggagtcgtcacctcTATGGTATTAATTATTACTATGGTATTAATTAGTattattaataaacaaattcagaattttcgtttgtttatttttttctctagcatttctttcattcaaacaagcatgatttgttgttatttttgagttgatttgtcgcaatgagccaataaatttgagttttttgtttatttcttctcaattttattgcaagggagaaaataaactctgagtcaggacttttgatttgaaacgacctatacctcggaatccagagAAAAtcgatgaatctgtaaaacTAGTATAGGGCTACATTAttaaaaggtcaaataagaaagttaaaaaaaaaaatttcaccgctctcgattacaacaatttttaaggaccgtttactgtcatttcgtatgaaagcgttcaatcggaattgctgtctcaatttagattttgctcaaactttgtagggatgttctctaggactgaaattaagcaaatccatgatgatttaattttaagttgcgtggtttccccgctacccgcattcgaacttttaaAAAACGTCATTATCATGTTACAATAGTTTTGCGTCtattggagatttttttttaactttctttaataatgcagccctatactagttttacagattcatcgactttccctggattcctaGATTTAACcaattttatgcttaattttaCTCGACTACAAATTActtgcaattttaaaattttcattatttttttcttcattattaCCTTACTTTAAGAAAAATAGTTTGAAATAATGCGTGCGTAGGGCCAATTCGGAtgaacatacattttttaacttGATCAACCGTTACCTCCAACCATACTCCTGCACTTGCAGTTTAAATTTAGTCCCATAACgtcaatatatgtacataatgaaacaaataaataaaaaatataacacgtatacgccacagtgcacgtgGAAGTGAATCCTCCTTTTTTTCACTCTTCAAGGAAGCGTTCCGCGTAACCGAGGCCGTCTCTGTAAGTGTTTGCAGTAGTTCGCTTGATGTCGTTGGCGCTGTTATTTGATCGCTGTAGAATTATTTAAAGAGGgttctttttaaaaaagaatacaagTGTTTCGCTGGAAATCTAAATATACtaatagaaaaaacattttaaagtaACCCTCTCGAAGGTACTATCTTAAAAATCTAGATttttcagaaaataagttttgagttttttttttaagatgatagTATAGTTATGCTTGCAGTTATCTCCTCAAAGTTCCAAAAAATCCCGTCCTTCTTCTATTAAAAGTTTACTGCACTAAAAAGTGCGGAAATACTCGTACCTAgtccttgaaaaaaattaatattttggtaaattaaattaaagataaattatatggatttcaaaatttactACACAACAAAAGTGTGTATGCTCGTAACTTTacagtaaattttgtatttaatcaaTAGTCggtttaaaaatataaagttattttgtgCGTAGTGGCTACTAAAAACAATCACAAACATACATTGACGGGGTTAGTATCTTTATAAGTTACcaatttaaactatttttctCTTCCAGATCCTAGAGCTACCAAATCATATCTAATTGGAAATCCTCTTCAAACACTGTTACTTCTAGCGATATACGTATGTTTTGTAAAGAAATGGGGCCCATTTATTATGCAAAATAGAAAGCCATTTGAATTAAAAGCTGTTTTAATAATCTACAACATAGTGCAAGTCCTTATGAATGGATACTTTGTCTATGTGGTAAGTTTTAACAagtcaaaatatttgattttattaatatttatatttcttttaatcctACAGGCTACTCCacttattttataccacagagAATGGTTTGGAAGATGTTTTCGAATTAACGAGAGTGATccagaaattgaaaaattgaacatGCATCTTTCGTATTCATTTTGTGTTGTAAAAATAGTCGATCTCTTTGATACAATATTCTTTGTTCTGCGCAAACGACACAAACAAGTATCCTTTCTCCACTTCTATCATCACATAATGGTGTGCTCAGCATCTTGCCTGATCTACAGATACGTTCCCAATGGACACATCAACATAATGGCATATGTTAACAGTACTGTTCATACTGTTATGTATTTCTATTACCTAATGTCAAGTTTGAAGCCAAACTTAAAACAATCGATTTGGTGGAAGAAATATATTACAATTATGCAAATGGcacaatttgtatttttatcgtTATTTGTATATTATCCTAGGCGAAATGGTGAAAATTGTGGATATCCATTTAAGTTGATGTCATTTGTACTGTatcaaaattttatacttttctaCTTATttgctaaattttatattaaaacttaTGTGTCAGTAACGAAATCAACGTCAAAGCAATAAAAGGATGTAAATATGttcacatacatacatatgtttatattttttatttttaaaaagttttgtcTAAGTTCTTTTGTccaaaaaatttggaattaaaaTGCTTTGAGTTTCTAACTGCCTCCAACTGGTTGGTTgggtttttttaagttaacttgCCAAAATtttgtagtgcatttttttacaatacAGTCTATGGAATTagggtcatgtaaaattttttaattacttagttgggcaaaataagtgatattttcttcaaaactgaTGCAGGtgagttcaattttttaaatgaaattgttaGCAGAGTTATTAATAGTAATAGCAGAGTTATTAATAGTAATAGCATAGCACGACGACCGTCACTCctgtcaacattttttttcgaatgcctaTACATGGCTACgatttgtttaattatttttctttcaccACCAACcatatctaccgttttcgtgtTTAACTTTTCGGatatatattcttgtagaaaattgaatgtTCTACCAAAAAAGGCTGGTAAACCTTTTTCATTAATCTTaccattaaaaatatatttgagattcaaagtttttaaaaattattaaaatttcttttgtttttaattttgtaactaATTGATGACTTGTAATTTTAATCAAATGAGAAAAACTATTCTCTTAGGAAATATATTGCTTAACAAAAAGTTTTAACACTTTTATTCATTTAGTCAATTAtctgaaagatattcgaggttaAAGTTTGAAAACTATAAACAATGTATTAAAAAAGGTCCTTCGTAATAACGCTATTtctataacggtttttttttttgcaattgatGGTTAAACATATTAATCCCCCGGAATACCCGAAGTCCAATACAACAAATTGTAGCACTTCTTCAATCATTCATAgcagttatgttttttttcccGAAAGTTTAAGAATTAAGAAACGAAATTTCGGGACGAAACTGGGACATTTTCTAAATCGGGACAACACTTTGTATGGGTACCTTCGAGAGGCAAAAATACGGGATATAAGGAGTGTCTCGCAGAGTCAGACTCGGAATGTTTGGCCTCTGAATGAACAACAGACCATATGCACCGGAACAATCAATACAGACCCTAGCGTCCTCCATATAACTGCCATGCAAGATGGGAAAACTGTGTAAAAAAAGCAACTACATCTACAGCGAGGACTACCGTCTACAAGAGAAGCGGAGTTATCCGAACACCGTGAAAAACGAGTGCCTCTAGTGATACTTAGCTAGGAATCCTATAATTGTAGGACCTCTTTGACTATCTTAAGTGCGTctacattttaaaaaacaatccaTGTAGGTGTAATAATAAATCGGTAGTCAAAAGCTGGGTGAAAATTGCTCCAAGGATTTTGATATACATTTTGCTGACAAAGTCTTCTGTTTGAAAGAAATCCTAAGCGGAATCTAACTCTTGAAATTTAACTTCATAATATCTTCTTTTTCTAAAtctatgaaaagaaaaaaaaatattgctgtttaattaataaaagtataaatttataatatttgaaataaaagtattttatttttgttacagATCCAAGATcaccagaatatttttttattggatctCTAAAGCAAACGACCTTACTTCTAgtattttatgcattttttgttaaaatattggGCCCTAGACTGATGAAAAACAGAAAGCCTTATGAGTTAAAAACTATCATAAGAATTTACAACATATCTCAAATATGCATAAACGGTTATTTGACTATTGCGGTAAATACTTCCtttattcaatacaaaaaagagatattaataATTTCGTTCTTGAATCTTTTGGTTTATTACAGGgttcatatttgttttttgtgcaTTCCAAAATGAACGGACGATGTTTTACGGTAGATGAAAGTGACCCAAAAAGGGAAAAATTCCACTTGATGTTAAGTTACTCGTATTGCTTAGTAAAATTTCTGGATTTATtagacacaattttcttcgtgcTAAGGAAGCGTTACAAACAGGtgtcttttctacatttttatcATCATTTCATTGTGGCTTTAGTAGGACCTGCAGTCTTTCGATTTGTACCCAACGGTCACATGAATGGTATGGGCTTGGTTAACACTTTTGTTCATACCGTTATGTACTTTtactattttctttcaaatctaTCACCGGGTATAAAGAATTCTTTGTGGTGGAAAAAATACATAACAATTATACAGCTACTACAATTTGTATTCTTAACTGGATACTTCTTGTATCCCTTGTCTAATGGGGAGCTTTGTGGctatccatttaaatttttatattttgcactagctcaaaattttcttttcatgaGTATGTTTAGTAATTTCTTTTACGTAACTTATTGTAAGAAACCAAAACAGaaagtcaattaaattaaaaaaactttttaatataaaaataaaaaatagtttcctTGGTATTTGTTAAGAGCTGCATCTTTGTAAGAGCATCTCGAAAAAATTGTAATTCtggatttattattatttttatattatatcgTTATTATTGTAGTCTAGGGTAATAAGATGGAAATGATCCCAGACTTGTATAAAATATTAAGTGTTTTCACTATTATTAAAGTCCAACAAACCCCATTTGTAGCTTAAAGACCACCTAGAAAGTAAACTGCAAAAATATGGAATATAAATACCTctgaaaaataaacgtttttttttttaattaccaaaatttattgaataaccaattttttgtttttccattttttaagaATCCAGATgtgtattttataataaaaacttttgatacaagaatcgttttgtttttaatatgaacctttttaagaataaaattattattaacaacattattttgtgaaaaaagaggttgtctgtaaagtcggtttacggacgatgattttacgtgataacgtcgttagaaaacaggttgtgtgcttttgtttaaaatgagtcaattgaagcgtttacttttttcaaacaatcataatttacaagaaaaagctaaaaaaaatattttctcattatattaatttttttattttaaaagcttacaaaaaaaattatgcaatttaaaagccaagtatttcttcttaagaataaaaccatttttaaatttttacaatgagcaaaaagtataaaaataatttattgaaaacaatcattttcatcaaaaaaagcaaaaaaaaaatatggatgtTTATCATCTCATGTCATTaataccatttttttccctaacaacctataaaaatttttataccatctgaaagcttattgtcttagctcaaaatatatatatatcgatcaggtctatgagacatttacaaaaagagctagaattttttgaactcgatcaaatttcattaaaaaaagtaaaaaaaaaaaacatttatttttatgttctcacgctatggattcaatttttttgtttgacaacctaaaaaatgtattttatgtgaaagcttattatttcacctttcatatgacgcatcaatctcatttcaaagatgcctacaagagaagttagaatttttaaaagtcaaccatgtcgaatttccagactgagattacggtacttcccacactggtggctgttcggggggcaacagatctccactggtgttttgaggtttttcgcaagtttcttgatttaacattgtgtagtttgtagttagtctaccgttatgtgtgatataatcaaatttaatcaaatttctatccgctcttggtcaaaagctataacctgttgaattctaaaattttattttaccgttatctcaaaattgtgtttacgaaaatgattgattagcacacatatagtcgtagacATGGTCTATCATtgctccatatactttattcctgtacttattacagaaaaaaatataaaaatagaaaacgatgaaattcggttaaaaacggtcaaaaaacgtgttttttaaaaacttgtttcttccgttattcagtcactCACTAAACGTTTCCACGTTTTTGCAAATGTATGCATaaagccaaaacctacatgtcatataagtttcagattttttgaacgctccaaaaaaaagctagaaatctgaaattacccaaaaataatcctaataacaaggtgtttttcaaaaattcttgttTCGAAACgcaaagtgttggaaaaaaatccgtatcagacccctaattttttttcttcatctttcacctggcatctttagaattgtcaaaaaaaaatttcctttacccaaaatcgtcattttgtcatagccccaacacgtgtacaacattcaaacaaaacgttataacttagtttcaaaattttttagaattttttcttaatagcaattattcttaaattaatctcacctatctgtagcaaaaaaaaatcaattctctacaacttcgcgtttagattttagtccAAATTtaatctttccgttttacccctgtttaccctattaaatgacggaatttttaaaaatccttcatttggattaagctttaggttattatctttcaaaaaagctatagaagatttttgtatctctaatagtttatttttaattttgaattgaaattttttgccgcactgcgaaagtgtaacgttagaaaatggcgtcacttttttgtggtggctgccatggttcatcaatttataagacgttataacgccaaaaaaattacttgtttGTAAAATTACGATTGCTTTCAAAGGGCAATTTGCTGAAACGCTactcaaatatttatttaattctaactcctataatattttctttttcttccgCGTAACCTGTCACATGTTCTTGTACAGAGCATCAAAATTTTATTCAGATTCATATAAAAGTGGAAAAAACACGAGTTTGAAGTTTCCAACATAATTTTTAACGGTTACCATGAGAAATTACAGAAACAGTCCGTAAAAAATGCATTGCCTTCTTGTTGCTTGGAATTTTGATATTGATTCTTTTGATAACTGCCATTTTTTTGACATGGTAGAATTTGGTCAGTAAAGTTAAAcaactcaaacattttttgtttttactattactggaaaaataaaataaaatgtaagtgTTGCAATTTGATGATgacggaaaaataatattttgaataaaaaaacatgattttttgtaataggggccagttatagctatcattgAAATGCATCattgaatttttacttgcgatattggtactattatatcaatttatgcattcgtacaaaaaaaaaaattgtgaaaatttttttttatgacattaAGATTTTAGAGactgccaaaaaagtgggtcccagaACTAcgcctgtctgtctgtctgtataaaaagctacagcctaaacggatggagcgattgacttcaaacttggtacgtagtattttttggagactctacAGAAAagattttggaattaattttctttgaccaaaaataacggtacttgtcatataccgattttagtaaagttgaaattgctcaaaaatggctccaacgattttgtttaaaaaattcaaatgttaacCAAGGACAAAAGACCTCACAAGGAACTGTCACTCGTATCTTCGCAATGAGAAAGCCCGCCGCTGATTGCAAATAACTGtgccaaaaatcagaactaaTGGATTTGACGCTCGGTCTAATttataaagttattttattaaaaaataaattaaaaaaaaaaatgctttgatattaataaaattaattacatgACAGCTGTCTTAAgtgattttgaagaatttctAGTAGAGgtaaaataagtactaaataaaaaaaagagcctatgagaaatttatatttaaaaatggaatgtcctagttttgaaaacgaaatcaaaagttttctttaaaaaagagCCGACGAACTTTTTATACGACTGTATTTTCAGTTGCACCTTTCTATCAACTTCAGAAAAGCTCTTTTTATATCTACTCAATAAAAAAGATGTTCCATGTTCAACATTATGGTGAAAATCCTTATCACTCACAAAACTAGGAAACAAAAACCTTACATTCAGTTGTTGTTTGCTTTCCATGCCAAAAGGACGTGTCGGAACAGTAATCGAAAATATTTAcacgattttcaaatttcacTCATATTCGGGTCGCATTTCTGCAATACTTTATTCTAATGTCCGTTCAGTTTAAAAACACCACACTATCCCTCTCAGAACtttttaattatcataaaaataacCCTGATAATAGCCTCAGTGCTTTGATAATTAAAAGCAACAATAACGGTAGTGACACAAGTGGAATGAAAGCATCCTGGCTTAGTGGAGGAGAAATACAAATACCCTGCTACACCATAATCCTTTTACTTTCCGTCGTTGGTAATTTGCTTGTGATATCAACTCTAGTACAAAACCGAAGGATGCGAACGATAACTaatgtttttcttctaaatCTGGCTATTTCGGATATATTACTCGGTGTCCTTTGTATGCCGGTGACATTGGTTGGCACTCTGCTAAGGCACTTTATATTTGGAGAATTTTTGTGTAAACTAATACCATTCTTACAAGGTATGTGTACACCACAATgggttatttatataaaatttggtgtatATTATGCGGCTGATGAGCATAATGTCGACATAATCTATTGTTTGCGAATGTTTAAGGTTTAGGGTAAGTGTTTTTAGtattaagttttaataaatagggTCAAGACATTCTTATCTTGTTGGCTAAAAATTATGGGATAGTCATAAAATGTCCGGATCATTTGGCATTGTGTACATACTGTTCATTTGGGGCACAAAATATTACTATTTGTATGAGTTGTTATCAGAGTGACTCTTAAAATACAAATGGTATGATGTACTAAACGaagaatgatttaaaacatCTAGCAGTTTTTATGAGCCgtgtaatagaaaaaaaatattgtacaaAATTGGATGTAGAagactaccttgtggtaccccagcgCACCATAAAATGTTTGTTATTTGTGAAATACTcattagttttgttttcattagaaaatatgtgcaatatgaaaaaaaagctgTTCAATAACTGAAAAATTCTTGTACAAAAAATACTGCCTACCATACAAATTTCATGCTGTTATTACAACGTGCACAATACTGACTTCTATATAAATGCTTAGCCAgttcagttttattttaagCTAGCTACCTAGTACTATTTCTCCCTGTACAATCTCCTTCTCAACGGAACCGTatctaaattaaataataaaaataaacagtttatttaattaacttTGCTTGATTATCATGGTTTACAATTTGCAACAAATAACCTTTTCAATTTGTTTACCTTACATCTAACTGATATGGAAATTAAACATTGTCAAATTCTATTCATAGCTTCCCACAATCACTTTCTGTCGGCCGATAGTTCCGACAATTCTGAATCTCATTTAAGATGTAAAGCTTTTGAAAGGTATTTACTCAAGattcaataatttttggataaatttaattaatttttgtttacaaaaaaaaaacaaacacttcTTGAAAATCCAACAGAAAATTAATTCCAATTCTCTTCATGAGAAATTCTTACATCTGTAAGTTGACatttcgtcccgtttctgcttgaacctcgtaagtacattttattaaagatttgttttttctcctaaacattgctctaaaacttacagaaagaaAAGATACAAGAGTTTTAGTTTAgaaacaactcaatcaatatgtcttaaacataacttgatttccttttgttcaattcatatttttaatttcaagaaaaatgtatatttgttttaagaactgaacaaaatttgctgtgtaGTGTAGATACCTACGTGGTTcacgcagaaacgggacgatttgACATAATGTTTATCTACTTCaggaaatagttttaaaatctttatttggattaaaaataatttttgtatgggaagaCGGACACAGAAcagaactttatttttaaatacataagttaatttgcttagaaaaaaaattaaatgcaataaTGAGTCCATGAATTTCCTCAATTGGTTATTGTTTGTTATTATCAGCACGTTATCTTTCCAGAGAAACAAATTGAAATATAACTAGGGTAAAACTATACAATCttcaataaaaccaaaaaaataaaggaaaataatagtttttttgttaaatataaaaagtatagccttttttcttacttttggcaTATTCATTTGTACTAAAATATGTTAGCATATATTATacataaatcgtttaaaaaaagttcaagtggGGCGTTTTGTAACTCATTTGCTGGGTAAAACGCCCCACACCAGTGACAAAACGCCCCTAAGGAAAAATTAGgtacaaatgtattaaattggaaaaattaaattatttgattttggaaTATAGCATTTTGCGATGCTTTGCGGCCGCAAATGTTGCAATCTGGTATGTATACGTGGTAAAAAACTCATGCAACGCCATATGGCAAGATGTGCGCTGAGAactaaacttctttaaaaacgGTCTTGTTataattttcgtttttgacCATAAAGGCCGCAGTGTCgttcttatttaatttcatgCAATTCTTAAGCAtataggaaaataaaaaaaatgttgatgagTATTTTACCTCATAAATTACTGGGGCGTATTACACTCACTGTACTGGGGCGTTTTGTAAATTTCGAAGTGCAATACGCGCATGCAAAAATATAGCAACCCAAACTGATTTCAAGGAACTACCAAAAAAGAACTAAGAAgcccatttttttaactttctaaaTATATATATCAATTTGATATGGTCTTT
This DNA window, taken from Episyrphus balteatus chromosome 2, idEpiBalt1.1, whole genome shotgun sequence, encodes the following:
- the LOC129909858 gene encoding elongation of very long chain fatty acids protein 7-like; amino-acid sequence: MSNFIEKYFDVTPDPRATKSYLIGNPLQTLLLLAIYVCFVKKWGPFIMQNRKPFELKAVLIIYNIVQVLMNGYFVYVATPLILYHREWFGRCFRINESDPEIEKLNMHLSYSFCVVKIVDLFDTIFFVLRKRHKQVSFLHFYHHIMVCSASCLIYRYVPNGHINIMAYVNSTVHTVMYFYYLMSSLKPNLKQSIWWKKYITIMQMAQFVFLSLFVYYPRRNGENCGYPFKLMSFVLYQNFILFYLFAKFYIKTYVSVTKSTSKQ